In Flavobacterium sp. N1736, the following are encoded in one genomic region:
- a CDS encoding GSCFA domain-containing protein, whose amino-acid sequence MQFRTQIPLSKTNNPIDYNSKVISFGSCFAENMADKFDYFKFQNKTNPFGIIFNPVSIEKIIERTVQEKWFTEKDVFFHNERWHCFEVHSDLSNSDRQELLETLNKAISETSKKLKEATHIIITYGTSWIYRNIESDQIVANCHKVPQKQFSKELLPVDVIEKSIQNTIHLIQTINPEIDFIFTISPVRHIKDGFVENQLSKSHLFAALHFNLSRSFGTKTNNIKLEYFPSYEIMMDELRDYRFYAEDMLHPNQVAIDFIWHKFSENYIAENATLIMKEIEEIQRSLRHRSFNPESEEHQKFLAKLQQKINLLGEKLPHIRF is encoded by the coding sequence ATGCAATTCAGAACCCAAATACCGCTTTCTAAAACCAATAATCCAATCGATTATAATTCGAAAGTAATTTCTTTTGGTTCTTGTTTTGCAGAAAACATGGCCGATAAATTTGACTATTTTAAGTTTCAAAATAAAACAAATCCATTTGGAATTATTTTTAATCCGGTTTCGATTGAAAAAATAATCGAAAGAACCGTTCAGGAAAAATGGTTTACCGAGAAAGATGTTTTCTTTCATAATGAGCGATGGCATTGTTTTGAAGTACATTCCGATTTAAGCAATTCAGACCGACAAGAATTACTGGAGACTTTAAATAAAGCGATTTCAGAAACCAGTAAAAAATTAAAAGAAGCAACACATATCATTATTACCTACGGAACGTCGTGGATTTATAGAAATATTGAAAGCGATCAAATCGTAGCAAATTGTCATAAAGTGCCTCAAAAACAATTCTCAAAAGAATTATTGCCTGTTGATGTAATCGAAAAAAGCATTCAAAATACAATCCATTTAATCCAGACAATTAATCCGGAAATAGACTTCATTTTCACGATTTCGCCAGTCCGTCATATAAAAGATGGTTTTGTCGAAAATCAATTAAGCAAATCGCATTTATTTGCGGCTTTACATTTCAATCTATCCCGAAGCTTCGGCACTAAAACCAACAATATAAAATTAGAATACTTTCCTTCGTATGAAATCATGATGGATGAACTTCGTGATTATCGTTTTTATGCTGAAGATATGCTGCATCCCAATCAGGTTGCAATTGATTTTATATGGCATAAATTCAGTGAAAATTATATTGCCGAAAATGCTACTTTGATTATGAAAGAAATCGAAGAAATTCAAAGAAGCCTTCGTCACAGAAGCTTCAATCCTGAATCAGAAGAACATCAGAAATTTTTAGCCAAACTTCAGCAAAAAATAAATCTTCTGGGCGAAAAATTACCGCATATTAGATTTTAA
- a CDS encoding translocation/assembly module TamB: MNKKPIHFLKKTLRVLLWCVGSIVALLLLLTILIQLPSIQNYAKDKAINYLHDKIKTKVSLDRILIKFPKDVVLEGFYFEDQKKKVLLAGKRLEVDVDLFKLISSELEINSVSLENTTANISRNKEGVFNFDYIIKAFESKEPKVEDPDSKPFKVSVVKVNLDNINFNFKDDFAKNDVKVKLTHFDTKFNKFELDKMNFDIPNINLNGLKLVLDQDAVEKIAEVSVETVDTISKRKDFKLKLDKISLSKIDVSYDNKDSKLDSGIKLGNLDLTVNEIDLNKQLLDFDSFELKNLKGNLRLGAKDKQIKAPSLDSTSIKQTGWKVKLNEVDIQNIVFKFDDMQSKPTQKGIDYSHLDLSKFNLKAEKLSYGNDVISGNIKSLAANEKKGLEIQSLKTNFFYGPKNASLENLYVRTPQTLLQNKIKVKYASLAALKKDLGNLTIEANLNQSKIGFKDILLFAPDLQKTNPFKSNPNAILYLNTRLSGKIKDLNIPQFEMSGIGTTKVSLSGKITGLPDAQKAYYDLNIKKLSSTSKDVYAFVPAGTIPKNIQLPSQFNLQGKFKGSIQNFKTNLTLNSSFGNAKVDALFDQRIKKQEKYDATVYLLDFNLGKLIKNDSIGKITLKAKVKGKGLDPKTAQAELDGLVQKAVFNKYTYRDLALKGNIKNGTFAVKSGMNDPNLNFNLAASGNTKDKYPSIQLKLNLDIADLEKLNLHAGPMKLRGNIDADIANSNPDFLNGKVFLSNVQILQEAEPIVLDSVRIIAFSDENRNNIKISSQFLKAEVDGKYKLTTLTAAIKKSVSKYLDLQNPKVNGESDEQRLAFTLTVDNDPLIFKLIPKLTGLEPIKITGKYNNVTDSLEIKGTIPRIVYANNTIADGKINIEAKENALEYQISVATIESGSMKIPFTSLSGKVESNVLTYALEVKDTKDKQQYFIAGNLNRDDSKNIFKIDAENFVLNYDKWNIDPENSVEFGGKRLYINKFYLDNAGNELKIQSQGTQDNAPLQVDFVNFKIETVLNMVKKDELLMQGLINGNAVVENVMTSPTFTSDIKVTDFAFKAEPVGDIEIKVDNKTNNILAANVNLTGQDNDVKLTGNYTINGGNLDFNVDINKLNIKSIQGFTMGNITEGKGYLSGNFKITGNASSPKIGGELNFNDTAFRVTQLNSYFKTDQEKITFSNDVISFDKFTLIDENDNELSVDGTIQSPDFRNYNFGLTVVANDFRAIHSKAADNDLFYGDLFLDTKLNVKGTLDNPVIGGNIKINKETKFSVVLPQSDPSIADREGIVEFVDEDNLYLKQTAEIQEKLNQSELKGMDVSVEITIDKEAELTLVIDKGNGDYLNLKGEAQLTGGIDPSGKTTLTGKYEFSDGAYEMNFNMIRRKFNIQKGSSITWNGEPTMATLNITAIYKVEAAPIDLLGNQLGSVSSTVKNTYKQKIPFQTLLKMKGELLKPEISFDIILPDGNYDVSSDIVSASQAKLEQLRQEPAELNKQVFALLLLNRFIGENPFASESGGTSAESLARQSVSKILSQQLNDLAGELITGVQLEFDLESTDDYTSGARENRTDLNVGVSKKLLDDRLKVTVGSSFGVEGQERANEESTNIAGDVALDYQLTKDGRYMVRAYRKNEYQVAVEGQVVETGVAFIITMSYNKFRELFHRSAEEKEMIKEEKLRKEKRKQKEKEEKEKEENKENEQIEGNEQKT; the protein is encoded by the coding sequence ATGAATAAGAAACCCATTCATTTTCTTAAAAAAACACTACGTGTACTACTTTGGTGCGTGGGTTCTATAGTTGCACTTTTATTACTCCTTACCATTTTAATTCAGCTCCCGTCAATTCAGAATTATGCTAAAGATAAAGCCATAAATTATCTGCATGATAAAATAAAAACCAAAGTTTCATTAGACCGAATTTTAATCAAATTTCCAAAAGATGTAGTTCTGGAAGGGTTTTATTTTGAAGATCAAAAAAAGAAAGTTCTGCTTGCCGGAAAACGTTTAGAAGTTGATGTCGATTTATTTAAATTGATTAGCAGCGAATTAGAAATCAACTCCGTTTCATTAGAAAATACTACAGCCAATATTTCCCGAAATAAAGAAGGTGTTTTTAATTTTGATTATATCATAAAAGCATTCGAATCAAAAGAACCAAAAGTAGAAGATCCGGATAGTAAACCTTTCAAAGTTTCTGTCGTAAAAGTGAATCTCGATAATATCAATTTTAATTTTAAAGATGATTTTGCTAAAAATGATGTAAAAGTAAAATTGACGCATTTTGATACTAAATTCAACAAATTTGAATTGGATAAAATGAATTTTGATATTCCGAATATCAATTTAAACGGATTAAAATTAGTTTTAGATCAGGATGCCGTAGAAAAAATTGCCGAAGTTTCTGTTGAAACTGTCGATACCATTTCTAAGAGAAAAGATTTCAAACTAAAATTAGATAAAATCAGTTTATCTAAAATTGATGTATCTTATGATAACAAAGATTCAAAATTAGATTCGGGAATAAAACTGGGAAATTTAGATTTAACGGTGAATGAAATTGACCTGAATAAACAGCTTTTAGATTTTGATTCTTTCGAATTAAAAAACTTAAAAGGAAACTTACGATTAGGGGCAAAAGACAAACAAATTAAAGCGCCAAGTTTAGATTCAACTTCCATAAAACAAACAGGATGGAAAGTAAAACTAAACGAAGTAGATATACAAAATATCGTTTTCAAATTTGACGATATGCAATCAAAACCCACTCAAAAAGGAATTGATTACAGCCATTTAGATTTAAGCAAATTTAATCTTAAAGCAGAAAAACTATCTTATGGAAATGATGTAATTTCCGGAAATATAAAATCGCTTGCCGCCAATGAAAAAAAAGGTTTAGAGATTCAGTCTTTAAAAACAAATTTCTTTTACGGACCTAAAAATGCGTCTTTAGAAAATTTATATGTAAGAACGCCTCAAACGCTTTTGCAGAATAAAATTAAAGTGAAATATGCTTCGCTTGCCGCCTTAAAAAAAGATTTAGGAAACCTGACTATAGAAGCCAATCTAAATCAATCTAAAATTGGTTTTAAAGATATTTTACTATTTGCGCCTGATTTACAAAAAACAAATCCGTTTAAAAGCAATCCAAATGCTATTTTGTATTTGAATACACGCCTGAGTGGAAAAATAAAAGACCTGAATATTCCGCAGTTTGAAATGAGCGGAATTGGAACTACAAAAGTTTCCCTTTCGGGAAAAATTACCGGTTTGCCGGATGCTCAAAAAGCCTATTACGATTTGAATATTAAAAAGTTATCAAGTACTTCAAAAGATGTTTATGCTTTTGTACCGGCGGGAACAATTCCGAAAAACATTCAGTTGCCATCGCAATTTAATTTGCAGGGAAAATTTAAAGGTTCGATTCAGAATTTCAAAACAAATCTGACTTTAAACAGTAGTTTCGGAAATGCAAAAGTGGATGCGTTATTTGATCAGCGCATTAAAAAACAAGAGAAATACGATGCGACGGTTTATTTACTTGATTTTAATTTAGGTAAATTAATTAAAAACGATTCGATAGGAAAAATTACGCTTAAAGCGAAAGTAAAAGGCAAAGGTTTAGACCCAAAAACGGCTCAGGCAGAATTGGACGGTTTGGTGCAAAAAGCGGTATTTAATAAATATACATATAGAGATTTAGCTTTAAAAGGAAATATTAAAAATGGAACTTTTGCTGTAAAATCAGGAATGAATGACCCGAATTTGAATTTTAATTTAGCTGCAAGCGGAAACACGAAAGACAAATATCCATCGATTCAATTAAAATTAAACCTTGATATTGCCGATCTTGAAAAACTTAATCTTCACGCCGGACCAATGAAATTGCGTGGAAATATTGATGCCGATATTGCGAATAGTAATCCGGATTTTTTAAACGGAAAGGTGTTTCTTTCGAATGTTCAGATTTTACAGGAAGCAGAACCAATTGTGTTGGATTCTGTTCGCATAATTGCTTTTTCAGACGAAAACCGAAATAATATTAAAATTTCATCTCAGTTTTTAAAAGCTGAAGTTGACGGAAAATACAAACTGACCACTTTAACAGCGGCAATAAAAAAATCAGTATCGAAATATCTTGATTTACAAAATCCGAAAGTAAACGGAGAATCAGACGAACAACGATTAGCTTTTACATTAACGGTAGACAATGATCCGCTGATTTTTAAATTAATTCCGAAATTAACCGGTTTAGAACCCATTAAAATTACAGGAAAATACAATAACGTAACAGATTCTTTAGAAATAAAAGGAACGATTCCGCGAATTGTTTATGCAAATAATACTATTGCCGACGGAAAAATAAATATCGAAGCGAAAGAAAATGCTTTAGAATATCAAATTTCTGTAGCAACAATTGAAAGCGGTTCAATGAAAATTCCGTTTACAAGTTTATCCGGAAAAGTCGAAAGTAATGTTTTGACATACGCTCTTGAAGTAAAAGATACAAAAGACAAACAGCAATATTTTATTGCCGGAAATTTGAATCGTGACGATAGTAAAAATATTTTTAAAATTGATGCTGAAAATTTTGTTCTAAACTATGATAAATGGAATATCGATCCTGAAAACTCCGTTGAATTTGGTGGAAAACGTCTTTATATCAATAAATTTTATCTTGATAATGCCGGAAATGAATTAAAAATTCAGTCGCAGGGAACTCAGGATAATGCGCCATTGCAGGTAGATTTTGTAAACTTCAAAATCGAGACTGTTTTAAATATGGTAAAAAAAGACGAGTTGTTGATGCAGGGATTGATAAACGGAAATGCGGTTGTCGAAAATGTAATGACAAGTCCAACTTTTACGTCGGATATAAAAGTGACTGATTTTGCTTTTAAAGCAGAACCGGTGGGCGATATTGAAATAAAAGTAGACAATAAAACTAATAATATACTGGCTGCAAATGTCAATTTAACCGGACAGGATAATGATGTAAAACTGACGGGAAATTATACGATAAATGGCGGAAATTTAGATTTTAATGTGGATATCAATAAACTGAATATCAAAAGTATTCAGGGATTCACAATGGGAAATATTACAGAAGGAAAAGGGTATTTATCAGGAAATTTTAAAATTACCGGAAATGCTTCTTCTCCTAAAATTGGCGGAGAATTAAATTTCAACGATACCGCTTTTAGAGTTACACAGTTAAATTCTTATTTTAAAACAGATCAGGAAAAAATCACTTTTTCAAATGATGTAATTTCATTTGATAAGTTTACGCTTATTGACGAAAATGACAACGAATTATCTGTAGACGGAACAATTCAGTCTCCGGATTTTAGAAATTATAATTTTGGTTTAACCGTTGTCGCCAATGATTTTAGAGCGATTCATTCAAAAGCGGCAGACAACGATTTGTTTTATGGAGATTTATTTTTAGATACCAAATTAAATGTAAAAGGAACGCTGGATAATCCGGTTATTGGCGGAAATATCAAGATAAATAAAGAAACAAAATTCTCTGTTGTTTTACCACAATCAGATCCTTCAATTGCTGATAGAGAAGGGATTGTTGAGTTTGTAGATGAAGATAATTTGTATTTGAAACAAACTGCCGAAATTCAGGAAAAACTCAATCAGTCTGAGTTAAAAGGGATGGATGTAAGTGTTGAAATTACGATCGATAAAGAAGCAGAACTTACGCTGGTAATTGATAAAGGAAACGGAGATTACTTAAATTTAAAAGGCGAAGCGCAGCTTACAGGCGGAATCGATCCTTCGGGAAAAACAACTTTAACGGGTAAATATGAGTTTTCAGACGGCGCTTATGAAATGAATTTCAATATGATCCGAAGAAAATTTAATATTCAAAAAGGAAGTTCGATTACCTGGAATGGCGAACCAACGATGGCAACTTTAAATATTACAGCAATTTATAAAGTAGAAGCCGCACCGATAGATTTACTCGGAAATCAGTTAGGGTCAGTAAGTTCGACCGTTAAAAATACATACAAACAGAAAATTCCGTTTCAGACTTTATTAAAAATGAAAGGCGAATTATTGAAACCGGAAATTAGTTTTGATATTATTCTGCCTGACGGAAATTATGATGTTTCATCTGATATCGTTTCGGCTTCGCAGGCAAAATTAGAACAGCTTCGACAAGAACCGGCAGAATTAAACAAACAGGTTTTTGCACTTTTATTACTTAACAGATTTATTGGTGAAAATCCGTTTGCAAGTGAAAGCGGCGGAACAAGTGCCGAATCGCTGGCAAGACAAAGTGTGAGCAAAATTCTTTCTCAGCAATTAAATGATTTGGCGGGAGAATTAATTACCGGAGTTCAGTTAGAATTTGACTTAGAATCCACAGATGATTACACTTCGGGAGCGAGAGAAAACAGAACCGATTTGAATGTTGGGGTTTCTAAAAAACTGCTGGATGACAGATTGAAAGTGACCGTAGGAAGCAGTTTTGGCGTTGAAGGTCAGGAACGTGCCAACGAAGAAAGTACCAATATTGCAGGAGATGTCGCACTTGATTATCAGCTTACAAAAGATGGACGATATATGGTTCGTGCTTATCGAAAAAATGAATATCAGGTTGCGGTAGAAGGACAGGTTGTAGAAACCGGAGTTGCTTTTATTATTACGATGAGTTACAATAAGTTCCGTGAACTTTTTCATCGTTCTGCCGAAGAAAAAGAAATGATTAAAGAGGAAAAACTGCGTAAGGAAAAAAGAAAACAGAAAGAAAAAGAAGAAAAGGAAAAAGAAGAAAATAAAGAGAATGAGCAAATTGAAGGAAATGAGCAAAAAACATAG
- a CDS encoding BamA/TamA family outer membrane protein: MKIRYIQYSVLLLSLFFVFGCSNTKYLPEGDLLYTGASVTVKDSVIKKKERKALEKELEGLLRPKPTKQILGLRPKLWIYNIAGEPKKEKGIRYWLRNKVGEAPVLFSQVDLDYNSSILRNFTENRGYFKTRVSADSTAKNKRVTAEYTVVPKKQYIIKSVTFPDDSLAMSRIIGRSSRRSLLKVGKPYDLDVIKAERERIDARLKEKGYYYFNPDYILAKVDSSKGDHEVKVRLVIKDDAPPKALTAYKIGKIVVYPNFSISKDSVKYTKKDVVQYKDFTIIDTANTFNPRVFDRTIYFKKGDLYNRKDHNLTLNRFVNLGTFNFVKNEFKPSDSLKNTLDAYYYLTLLPKKFIRVEVLGKTNSASYTGTEVNVNWNNRNLFRGAELLTVSVFGGADFQLSGTNNGKNIYKLGTETSLTWPRFITPFKIGGSSEFVPRTKATLRYEFQNRTQLYALNSFNASFGYLWKENIRKEHQLNVVDITYVSPNNVTAEYLQDIEEDPALGKVIEKQLIFGPTYQYTYTNTMQKRKKNTFYFNGELDLAGNVTGLVTGANVKEGNQKNIFDVPFSQYVKLKADFRHYLKLSKESELASRIIVGAGIPYGNSLALPTSKQFVVGGTNSIRAFRARSLGPGSYLNAVTTNDYLPDQSGDLKLEFSTEYRAKLFSIVRGALFVDAGNIWLMNADPDKPGAEISKDFMKEIAVGAGAGLRFDLSFLILRTDLAFPLRKPYLPEGERWVIKDIDFGSGPWRKDNLILNIAIGYPF; the protein is encoded by the coding sequence ATGAAAATAAGATATATACAATATTCTGTGCTGCTTTTATCCTTGTTTTTTGTTTTTGGATGCAGCAACACAAAATATTTACCGGAAGGTGATTTATTATACACAGGAGCTTCTGTAACCGTGAAAGATTCTGTGATTAAAAAGAAAGAAAGAAAAGCGCTTGAAAAAGAACTTGAGGGTTTATTACGTCCAAAACCAACGAAACAAATATTAGGATTACGCCCAAAATTATGGATTTATAATATTGCAGGAGAACCTAAAAAAGAGAAAGGAATTAGATATTGGCTGCGTAATAAAGTGGGTGAAGCACCGGTACTTTTTAGTCAGGTTGATTTAGATTATAATTCGTCAATTTTGAGAAATTTTACAGAAAACCGAGGTTATTTTAAAACCCGTGTCAGTGCAGATTCAACCGCAAAAAATAAAAGAGTTACGGCAGAATACACGGTTGTACCCAAAAAACAATATATCATTAAAAGTGTCACCTTTCCTGATGACTCTTTGGCAATGTCAAGAATAATTGGAAGATCAAGCCGAAGAAGTTTATTAAAAGTTGGCAAACCGTATGATTTGGATGTCATTAAAGCAGAACGTGAACGCATAGACGCACGATTGAAAGAAAAAGGATATTATTATTTTAATCCCGATTATATTTTAGCTAAGGTAGACAGCAGTAAAGGCGATCATGAAGTAAAAGTGAGACTGGTAATAAAAGATGATGCACCGCCAAAAGCACTTACAGCTTATAAAATTGGTAAAATAGTTGTGTACCCGAATTTTTCGATTTCAAAAGACAGTGTAAAATATACCAAAAAAGATGTTGTTCAGTATAAAGATTTTACGATTATAGATACCGCAAATACTTTTAATCCGAGAGTTTTTGACAGAACAATATATTTTAAAAAAGGAGATCTTTACAACAGAAAAGACCATAATCTGACTTTAAACCGATTTGTAAATCTTGGAACTTTTAATTTTGTGAAGAATGAATTTAAACCATCAGACAGTTTAAAAAACACGTTAGATGCTTATTATTACTTAACGCTTTTACCAAAAAAGTTTATTCGTGTAGAGGTTTTAGGAAAAACAAATTCGGCGAGTTATACCGGAACAGAGGTAAATGTAAACTGGAATAACCGAAACTTATTTCGTGGTGCAGAATTACTGACTGTATCTGTTTTTGGCGGAGCCGATTTTCAGCTTTCGGGAACAAACAACGGAAAAAACATCTATAAACTCGGGACAGAAACCAGTTTAACATGGCCAAGATTTATTACGCCTTTTAAAATTGGCGGTTCGAGTGAATTTGTGCCAAGAACAAAAGCGACACTTCGTTATGAGTTTCAAAACAGAACACAGCTTTATGCGTTAAATTCTTTTAATGCTTCTTTTGGATATTTATGGAAAGAAAACATTCGAAAAGAACATCAATTGAATGTTGTAGATATTACATACGTGAGCCCGAATAATGTAACGGCTGAATATTTGCAGGATATAGAGGAAGATCCTGCGCTGGGGAAAGTAATCGAAAAACAATTGATTTTTGGACCAACGTATCAGTATACGTACACCAATACGATGCAAAAGCGTAAAAAAAATACATTTTATTTTAACGGAGAATTAGATCTGGCAGGAAACGTAACAGGTTTGGTAACCGGAGCCAATGTGAAAGAAGGAAACCAGAAGAATATTTTTGATGTTCCGTTTAGTCAATATGTAAAACTTAAAGCTGATTTCAGGCATTATTTAAAATTAAGTAAAGAAAGCGAACTGGCAAGCAGAATCATTGTTGGTGCCGGAATTCCGTATGGAAATTCGCTTGCATTACCAACCTCAAAACAATTTGTAGTTGGAGGAACAAATAGTATTCGTGCGTTTAGGGCAAGATCACTTGGCCCGGGAAGTTACTTAAATGCAGTAACAACAAACGATTATTTGCCGGATCAATCCGGAGATTTAAAATTAGAGTTTAGTACAGAATATCGTGCGAAACTTTTTAGTATTGTTCGCGGTGCATTGTTTGTAGATGCCGGAAATATTTGGCTTATGAACGCAGATCCCGATAAACCCGGAGCTGAAATTTCTAAAGATTTTATGAAAGAAATTGCTGTTGGAGCCGGAGCCGGATTACGTTTTGATTTGTCTTTCCTGATTTTAAGAACCGATTTGGCATTTCCGCTAAGAAAACCGTATTTGCCTGAAGGCGAAAGATGGGTAATTAAAGATATCGATTTTGGCAGCGGACCGTGGCGAAAAGATAATTTGATATTAAATATAGCTATTGGTTATCCATTTTAA
- a CDS encoding DUF4230 domain-containing protein, with the protein MQNLIKRIIVLAAAVLVIVLAFKYCEFKKDDDSTIDYNTNLIQQQILNVGKLVVTEGHFSEVITYKNQQKYLMDMVSFEKKALVVVNANVTVAYDLHKMKYDIDEKNKTITILNIPKEEITINPDIQFYDVEQSKLNPFTGDDYNKINKSVKANLAKKIDKSSLKTNAQNRLISELSKILILTNSMGWKLQYDGKTIESDKDFNENLKL; encoded by the coding sequence ATGCAAAATTTAATAAAAAGAATAATAGTTTTAGCTGCTGCTGTGCTTGTAATAGTTTTGGCTTTCAAATATTGTGAGTTCAAGAAAGACGACGATTCTACGATTGATTATAATACCAATCTTATTCAGCAGCAAATTTTGAATGTTGGAAAATTGGTTGTCACCGAAGGGCATTTCTCAGAAGTTATAACCTATAAAAATCAACAGAAATATTTGATGGATATGGTTTCTTTTGAGAAGAAAGCGCTTGTTGTTGTAAATGCAAATGTTACCGTTGCCTACGATTTGCATAAAATGAAATACGATATCGACGAAAAAAATAAAACCATTACAATTCTTAATATTCCGAAAGAAGAAATTACAATCAATCCCGATATTCAGTTTTATGATGTTGAGCAAAGCAAACTAAACCCGTTTACTGGTGATGATTATAATAAAATCAACAAATCGGTAAAAGCAAATCTGGCTAAAAAAATCGATAAGTCGTCACTTAAAACAAACGCTCAAAACCGATTAATTAGTGAATTATCCAAGATTTTAATTCTGACTAATTCAATGGGCTGGAAACTGCAATATGACGGAAAAACAATCGAATCTGATAAAGATTTTAATGAGAATTTGAAATTGTAA
- a CDS encoding aromatic amino acid hydroxylase, whose protein sequence is MNASIETNPLLERLPKHLQQFIKPQDYSDYSPINQAVWRYVMRKNVDYLSKVAHNSYLDGLKKTGIEVDSIPSMYGMNRILTEIGWAAVAVDGFIPPNAFMEFQAYNVLVIASDIRQLEHIEYTPAPDIIHEGAGHAPIIANPEYAEYLRRFGEIGCKAISSHKDYQMYEAIRLLSILKEAEDTPQEKIDEAEKAVADLQNNMGELSEMAQIRNLHWWTVEYGLIGTVEDPKIYGAGLLSSIGESAWCMTDNVKKIPYDISAANQNFDITQLQPQLYVTPNFSYLSLILEEFANKMALRTGGISGIKKLIHSNALGTIELSTGLQISGVFTNVLEEEGKPVYIQTTGKTALSYREKELVGHGTLTHPHGFGSPIGKLKGFNLAIEDMSPKDLQAYSIVENETVKLEFEGSIIVEGEIITGSRNLHGEIILISFRNCTVTHGETILFQPDWGNYDMAIGKKVVSAFSGPADVNSFDLINTVPKTTTIKAKHTDERDDLEVLYQTVRMIRENKDSKSELKSVFEKLKNNHPADWLLTVEIAELLKDSEEKQLLQEVLVHLDQLKEKRPEVAHLIAGGLDLIFDSSLPQRH, encoded by the coding sequence ATGAATGCATCTATTGAAACAAATCCGTTATTAGAAAGATTGCCAAAACATTTACAGCAATTCATCAAACCTCAGGATTATAGCGATTATTCGCCAATTAATCAGGCAGTTTGGCGTTATGTAATGCGTAAAAATGTAGATTATTTATCGAAAGTTGCCCATAATTCTTATTTAGACGGTTTGAAAAAAACCGGAATCGAAGTTGATTCAATTCCAAGTATGTATGGCATGAACAGAATTCTGACCGAAATTGGCTGGGCTGCTGTTGCCGTTGACGGATTTATTCCGCCAAATGCTTTTATGGAATTTCAGGCCTATAACGTTTTGGTAATTGCTTCAGATATTCGTCAGTTAGAACATATTGAATATACACCAGCACCGGATATTATTCACGAAGGTGCCGGTCACGCTCCTATTATTGCAAATCCTGAATATGCTGAATATTTGCGCCGCTTTGGCGAAATTGGCTGTAAAGCTATTTCATCGCATAAAGATTATCAAATGTATGAAGCGATTCGTTTGCTTTCGATTTTGAAAGAAGCCGAAGATACACCACAGGAAAAAATTGACGAGGCTGAAAAAGCGGTTGCTGATTTACAAAACAATATGGGCGAATTGTCTGAAATGGCTCAAATTCGTAATTTACATTGGTGGACTGTTGAATACGGTTTGATTGGAACTGTCGAAGACCCAAAAATATACGGTGCCGGATTACTTTCTTCTATCGGAGAAAGTGCCTGGTGCATGACCGACAACGTGAAGAAAATCCCTTATGATATTTCGGCTGCGAATCAAAATTTTGATATTACGCAGTTACAGCCTCAACTTTATGTTACGCCAAATTTCTCTTATTTAAGTTTGATTCTGGAAGAATTTGCTAATAAAATGGCTTTAAGAACCGGAGGAATTTCGGGAATTAAAAAACTAATTCATTCGAATGCTTTGGGAACAATTGAATTAAGTACAGGTTTACAAATTTCTGGTGTTTTTACCAATGTTTTGGAAGAAGAAGGAAAACCGGTTTACATTCAGACAACAGGAAAAACAGCTTTATCTTATCGCGAAAAAGAATTAGTTGGTCACGGTACTTTAACGCATCCACACGGATTTGGAAGTCCGATTGGGAAACTAAAAGGGTTCAATTTGGCGATTGAAGATATGAGTCCAAAAGACTTGCAAGCCTATAGTATTGTCGAAAATGAAACTGTAAAACTAGAATTTGAAGGCAGTATTATTGTTGAAGGTGAAATCATTACAGGTTCAAGAAACTTACACGGTGAAATTATTCTGATTAGTTTTAGAAATTGTACCGTTACTCATGGCGAAACGATTTTGTTTCAGCCTGATTGGGGGAATTATGATATGGCAATTGGTAAAAAAGTAGTTTCTGCTTTTTCCGGTCCGGCCGATGTCAATAGTTTTGATCTTATAAATACTGTTCCAAAAACAACTACTATTAAAGCAAAACATACAGACGAACGTGACGATCTTGAAGTTCTATATCAAACGGTTCGTATGATCAGAGAAAACAAAGATTCTAAATCTGAGCTTAAATCTGTTTTTGAAAAACTAAAAAATAATCATCCTGCCGATTGGTTGTTAACTGTTGAAATCGCAGAACTTTTAAAAGATTCAGAAGAGAAACAGCTTTTGCAGGAAGTCCTGGTTCATTTAGATCAATTGAAAGAAAAACGTCCGGAAGTAGCGCATTTAATTGCTGGAGGTTTAGATTTGATTTTTGATAGTTCTTTGCCACAAAGACATTAA